One window from the genome of Cyprinus carpio isolate SPL01 chromosome B1, ASM1834038v1, whole genome shotgun sequence encodes:
- the LOC109056597 gene encoding C-type lectin domain family 4 member G-like, which translates to MYDKTQEQNMEFEAIYESDEETTGPRTLSYIKAKRKALQCRGSRCLVLITVGLGLICVLLLVFIILQHNTITAERDLIKSYKNTAEEFNQTINSLQDNYTDLMTEKHQLQNNFNSLTQKNLELETKVNVLTAEKDQLQRDFDSLGQRNPDFESKVTNLSDELKKNVSKGGNQCSLDGLFVSKKAMSWYASRQYCRDRGGDLVIIKSIEKQRLMSSLVSERAWIGLSDIVSEGNLTWVDNSPLNQGFWFEGEPNDEDGNEDCVEIMAFSSILDNWNDLPCSSKRKGICEK; encoded by the exons ATGTACGACAAGACACAGGAGCAAAACATGGAATTTGAGGCCATTTATGAAAGTGATGAAGAGACTACTGGACCTCGAACACTGAGTTACATCAAAGCTAAAAGAAAAGCTCTACAGTGCA GAGGAAGTAGATGTTTGGTGTTGATCACAGTGGGTCTCGGGCTcatttgtgttcttctgctgGTCTTCATCATACTGCAGCACAACACCATCACAGCAGAGAGAGACCTGATCAAGAGTTACAAGAACACAGCTGAAGAGTTCAATCAAACCATCAACAGCTTACAGGACAATTACACTGATCTAATGACTGAAAAACACCAACTGCAGAACAACTTCAACTCTTTGACTCAGAAGAACCTGGAGCTGGAGACCAAAGTCAATGTTCTCACTGCTGAGAAAGACCAGTTACAGAGAGATTTTGACTCTTTGGGTCAGAGGAATCCGGATTTTGAAAGCAAAGTCACGAATCTGAGTGATGAACTGAAGAAGAACGTTTCTAAAGGAG GAAATCAGTGTAGTCTAGATGGCTTGTTCGTTTCCAAAAAGGCGATGAGCTGGTATGCCAGCAGACAGTACTGCAGGGATCGTGGTGGTGATTTGGTCATTATCAAAAGTATAGAGAAGcag AGGCTCATGTCTTCCCTAGTCAGTGAGAGAGCGTGGATTGGGTTGTCTGACATAGTGAGCGAGGGCAATTTGACATGGGTGGATAATTCACCACTGAATCAGGG GTTTTGGTTTGAAGGTGAGCCGAATGACGAAGATGGAAATGAGGACTGTGTTGAAATTATGGCCTTTTCTTCCATCCTGGACAACTGGAATGATCTCCCATGTTCATCGAAGAGAAAAGGGATTTGTGAGAAATAA